A portion of the Stella humosa genome contains these proteins:
- the ald gene encoding alanine dehydrogenase produces MRVGIPKEIKTHEYRVGLVPGSVRELVHHGHEVVVETAAGGGIGFSDDDYRAVGATIAGTAAEVFAAADMIVKVKEPQPGEVAMLRDGQVLFTYLHLAADKELTQGLVQSGVVGIAYETVTDHRGALPLLAPMSEVAGRMSVQVGAHCLEKEQGGAGMLLGGVPGVPAARVVILGGGVSGTNAARMAMGLEASVVVIDRSIHRLYELDLQFGAKLNTIFSTVDNIEKHVREADLVIGAVLVPGAAAPKLVTRKMVAGMKKGAVMVDISIDQGGCFETSRPTTHADPTYVVDGVVHYCVTNMPGAVARTSTFALNNATLPFVVALANKGYRQALADDKHLLAGLNICSGRVTHPAVARDLGLAFVPPDRAIA; encoded by the coding sequence ATGCGCGTCGGCATTCCCAAGGAGATCAAGACCCACGAGTATCGCGTCGGCCTCGTGCCGGGCAGCGTACGGGAACTGGTCCATCACGGGCATGAGGTCGTGGTCGAGACGGCGGCCGGCGGCGGCATCGGCTTCTCCGACGACGACTATCGCGCCGTGGGCGCCACCATCGCCGGCACCGCCGCCGAGGTCTTCGCCGCGGCCGACATGATCGTGAAGGTGAAGGAGCCGCAGCCGGGCGAGGTCGCCATGCTGCGCGACGGCCAGGTGCTGTTCACCTATCTCCATCTCGCCGCCGACAAGGAACTGACCCAGGGGCTGGTGCAGTCCGGCGTGGTCGGCATCGCCTACGAGACCGTCACCGACCATCGCGGCGCCCTGCCCTTGCTGGCGCCGATGAGCGAGGTTGCCGGTCGCATGTCGGTGCAGGTCGGCGCCCACTGCCTGGAGAAGGAACAGGGCGGCGCCGGCATGCTGCTGGGCGGCGTGCCGGGCGTGCCGGCGGCCCGCGTCGTCATTCTGGGCGGCGGCGTCAGCGGCACCAACGCCGCGCGCATGGCCATGGGCCTGGAAGCCTCCGTCGTCGTCATCGACCGGTCGATCCACCGCCTCTACGAGCTCGACCTGCAGTTCGGCGCCAAGCTGAACACCATCTTCTCGACGGTCGACAACATCGAGAAGCATGTGCGCGAGGCCGACCTGGTGATCGGCGCGGTGCTGGTGCCGGGTGCGGCCGCGCCCAAGCTGGTGACCCGCAAGATGGTGGCCGGCATGAAGAAGGGCGCGGTCATGGTCGACATCTCGATCGACCAGGGCGGCTGCTTCGAGACCAGCCGGCCGACCACCCATGCCGACCCGACCTATGTCGTCGACGGCGTCGTCCATTACTGCGTCACCAACATGCCGGGTGCGGTCGCCCGCACCTCGACCTTCGCGCTGAACAACGCCACCCTGCCCTTCGTCGTGGCGCTCGCCAACAAGGGCTATCGCCAGGCCCTGGCCGACGACAAGCACCTGCTGGCCGGCCTCAACATCTGCTCCGGCCGGGTCACCCATCCGGCGGTCGCGCGCGACCTGGGCCTGGCCTTCGTGCCACCCGACCGCGCCATCGCCTGA
- a CDS encoding LysR substrate-binding domain-containing protein — MEEEARPAPGQLELRHLRYFMALAEELNYGRAAQRLGIAQPGLSQQIKRLEEVVGALLIDRTQRAVRLTTAGELFLAGATRTMRQVEQAVLAAQRAERGELGRLTVGYVGSAAYVGALTSMISAFRADHPDIELEIAEMEMRSQLAAIDEGRLDICYIRPPVEIPVGITTLSILHEEIVLAIPASHPLADLAEVPLERFEGETFITPHHPPDVSFHHHTLTACREAGFFPRTGPQGREFVTVATMVAVGLGVALVPQSLRCIELPGVRYKRVANLGVTAELALAYRRTEPSTVARAFVRHARRFIT; from the coding sequence ATGGAAGAGGAAGCGCGGCCCGCCCCGGGGCAACTGGAACTGCGCCACCTGCGCTACTTCATGGCCCTGGCCGAGGAACTGAACTATGGCCGCGCGGCCCAGCGGCTGGGGATCGCCCAGCCGGGACTGAGCCAGCAGATCAAGCGGCTGGAGGAGGTGGTCGGCGCCCTGCTGATCGACCGGACCCAGCGCGCGGTGCGGCTGACGACGGCGGGCGAGCTGTTCCTGGCCGGCGCCACCCGCACGATGCGCCAGGTGGAGCAGGCCGTCCTGGCCGCACAGCGCGCGGAACGGGGGGAACTGGGCCGGCTTACGGTGGGATATGTCGGATCGGCCGCCTATGTCGGCGCGCTCACCTCGATGATCTCGGCCTTCCGGGCCGACCATCCGGACATCGAGCTCGAGATCGCCGAGATGGAGATGCGCTCGCAGCTGGCGGCCATCGACGAGGGCCGGCTCGACATCTGCTACATCCGCCCGCCGGTGGAGATCCCGGTCGGCATCACGACGCTGTCGATCCTGCACGAGGAGATCGTGCTGGCCATCCCGGCAAGCCACCCCCTGGCCGACCTGGCCGAGGTGCCGCTGGAGCGGTTCGAGGGCGAGACCTTCATCACCCCCCACCATCCGCCCGACGTCAGCTTCCACCACCACACCCTGACGGCGTGCCGCGAGGCCGGATTCTTTCCGCGCACCGGGCCGCAGGGGCGGGAGTTCGTGACCGTGGCCACCATGGTGGCGGTGGGGCTGGGGGTGGCGCTGGTGCCGCAGTCGCTGCGCTGCATCGAGCTGCCGGGGGTGCGCTACAAGCGCGTCGCCAATCTTGGCGTCACGGCCGAACTGGCGCTGGCCTATCGCCGGACGGAGCCCTCGACGGTGGCCCGCGCCTTCGTCCGCCACGCCCGGCGCTTCATCACCTGA
- a CDS encoding CaiB/BaiF CoA transferase family protein: protein MGPLDGVRILDLTTVLMGPYATTILGDMGADVVKVEGPQGDIIRQVGPSRSGAMGGMFLHANRSKRSIVVDLKHPEGRDVVLDLARTADVLVYNVRPQAMARLGLGYEAVATVNPAIIYAGAFGYGQDGPYAARPAYDDLMQGAAGIPTLLAATGDGTPRYVPINIADRTVGLHVVNAVLGALYFRQRTGQGQRIDIPMFETVASQVLADHMGGLTFEPPLDGGGYARLLARSRRPYRTADGHLCVLIYNDRHWRGFLGAVGMETVLDDPRFATHASRILHIDQLYEMVAGIFPDRTTAEWQELLDRLDVPHTPMHTLETILADPHLAAVDFFPVVEHPTEGAVRSMRVPGRWSQSQPAPGRLAPGLGEHTREVLLEQGLHPARVDHLIKTQAVAQQGETSDPD, encoded by the coding sequence ATGGGGCCACTGGACGGAGTACGCATCCTCGACCTCACCACCGTGCTGATGGGGCCCTACGCGACCACGATCCTGGGCGACATGGGCGCCGACGTGGTGAAGGTGGAGGGGCCGCAGGGCGACATCATCCGCCAGGTCGGCCCCAGCCGCAGCGGTGCGATGGGCGGCATGTTCCTGCACGCCAACCGCAGCAAGCGCAGCATCGTCGTCGACCTGAAACACCCCGAAGGGCGCGACGTGGTGCTGGACCTGGCACGCACCGCCGACGTGCTGGTCTATAATGTCCGCCCCCAGGCCATGGCGCGGCTGGGCCTGGGCTACGAGGCGGTCGCCACCGTCAATCCCGCCATCATCTATGCCGGCGCCTTCGGCTACGGCCAGGACGGGCCCTATGCCGCCCGCCCGGCCTATGACGACCTGATGCAGGGGGCGGCCGGCATCCCCACCCTGCTGGCGGCGACGGGCGACGGCACGCCGCGCTACGTGCCCATCAACATCGCCGACCGCACGGTCGGCCTGCATGTCGTCAACGCCGTGCTGGGCGCGCTCTATTTCCGCCAACGCACCGGCCAGGGCCAGCGCATCGACATCCCCATGTTCGAGACGGTGGCGAGCCAGGTGCTGGCCGACCACATGGGCGGCCTGACCTTCGAGCCGCCGCTCGATGGGGGTGGCTACGCGCGGCTGCTGGCGCGCAGCCGGCGCCCCTACCGCACCGCCGACGGCCATCTCTGCGTCCTCATCTACAACGACCGCCACTGGCGCGGCTTCCTCGGCGCGGTCGGGATGGAGACGGTGCTCGACGACCCGCGCTTTGCCACCCACGCCAGCCGGATCCTGCATATCGACCAGCTCTACGAGATGGTGGCGGGCATCTTCCCGGACCGCACCACGGCGGAATGGCAGGAGCTGCTGGACCGGCTCGACGTGCCGCACACGCCGATGCACACGCTGGAGACGATCCTTGCCGACCCGCACCTGGCGGCGGTCGACTTCTTCCCCGTGGTCGAACACCCGACCGAGGGGGCTGTTCGCTCGATGCGGGTGCCCGGGCGCTGGAGCCAGAGCCAGCCGGCGCCCGGCCGCCTCGCGCCGGGCCTGGGCGAGCACACCCGCGAAGTGCTGCTGGAGCAGGGCTTGCACCCGGCGCGCGTCGATCATCTGATCAAGACGCAGGCAGTTGCCCAGCAGGGCGAGACCAGCGACCCCGACTGA
- the ggt gene encoding gamma-glutamyltransferase codes for MTDSGWRSRAGTLFNCEKTPVTAARGMVVTNHPLASAAAVEILAMGGNAIDATIAALFTLTVVEPMMVGIYGGGTALIRLADGREVIIDGLATAPADARPDSYEPVSDTFPDYMETKGRRNRVGASAVPVPGNLKAWCETLESFGTLTLKQVMEPAIRHASKGFVVTPYLSSCIEETAADLTLDPHISAMFLPGGKPLDDGVLLAQPDYARTLTEIAENGPDHLYGGPLGRKVTDYLRAAGSYVSLQDLVDYRTVRREPVRVNYRGVDIVGVHPPATGGVHVAQMLNLVEAFDVRALGFGTAETTHLMIEALKIAAVDRRAATADPAFVKVPVERLISKAYAELRRPEIALDRAGSFKARVLEVESANTTHVTIADGAGNVVTSTQTINSLFGARILVPGTGIIPTNYMYLFDPHPGNALSLQPGKRITSGISATIAMKGGKPYFALGLPGAHRIPSAVFQAILNIVDHGMTLQEAVEAPRLFTWGQEAEMERGFAEPVRARLAAMGHDVLAVDHVAGGMGAIEFHADGSMTGASCWRADGTPMGVGGGLARRKTAFWPDPTRNRKP; via the coding sequence ATGACGGATAGCGGTTGGCGTTCTCGGGCCGGGACCTTGTTCAACTGCGAGAAGACGCCGGTCACGGCCGCGCGCGGGATGGTCGTCACCAACCATCCGCTGGCGTCCGCTGCGGCCGTCGAAATCCTGGCCATGGGCGGCAACGCCATCGACGCCACGATTGCCGCCCTGTTCACACTGACCGTGGTCGAGCCGATGATGGTCGGCATCTATGGCGGCGGCACCGCGCTGATCCGCCTGGCGGACGGGCGGGAGGTCATCATCGACGGGCTGGCGACCGCCCCCGCCGATGCGCGGCCCGACAGCTACGAGCCGGTCTCCGACACGTTTCCTGACTACATGGAGACCAAGGGACGTCGCAACCGCGTCGGCGCCTCGGCGGTGCCGGTGCCGGGCAACCTGAAGGCCTGGTGCGAGACGCTGGAGAGCTTCGGCACCCTCACCCTGAAGCAGGTCATGGAGCCGGCCATCCGGCACGCTTCCAAGGGCTTCGTCGTCACCCCCTACCTTTCCTCCTGCATCGAAGAGACGGCGGCCGACCTGACGCTCGACCCGCACATTTCGGCCATGTTCCTGCCGGGCGGCAAGCCGCTCGACGACGGCGTCCTGCTGGCCCAGCCGGACTATGCCCGCACCCTCACGGAGATCGCCGAGAACGGCCCCGACCACCTCTATGGCGGGCCGCTCGGCCGCAAGGTGACGGACTACCTCAGGGCGGCCGGCTCCTACGTCTCGCTGCAGGACCTGGTCGACTATCGCACCGTCCGGCGCGAGCCGGTGCGGGTGAACTATCGCGGCGTCGACATCGTCGGCGTCCACCCGCCGGCCACCGGCGGCGTCCATGTGGCGCAGATGCTGAATCTGGTGGAGGCGTTCGATGTCCGCGCCCTGGGCTTCGGCACGGCCGAGACGACGCACCTGATGATCGAGGCGCTCAAGATCGCGGCCGTCGACCGGCGCGCGGCCACCGCCGACCCGGCCTTTGTGAAAGTGCCGGTGGAGCGCCTCATCTCCAAGGCCTATGCCGAGCTGCGCCGGCCCGAGATCGCGCTCGATCGCGCCGGCAGCTTCAAGGCCCGCGTTCTCGAGGTGGAATCGGCCAACACCACCCACGTCACCATCGCCGACGGGGCCGGCAACGTCGTCACCTCGACACAGACGATCAACAGCCTGTTCGGCGCCCGCATCCTGGTGCCCGGCACCGGCATCATCCCCACCAACTACATGTACCTGTTCGACCCGCATCCGGGGAACGCGCTGTCCCTGCAGCCGGGCAAGCGCATCACCAGCGGCATATCGGCCACTATCGCGATGAAGGGCGGCAAGCCCTACTTCGCGCTGGGCCTGCCGGGCGCCCACCGGATTCCCTCGGCCGTCTTCCAGGCGATCCTCAACATCGTCGACCACGGCATGACCTTGCAGGAGGCCGTGGAGGCGCCGCGGCTCTTCACCTGGGGCCAGGAAGCCGAGATGGAGCGCGGCTTCGCCGAGCCCGTGCGCGCGCGCCTGGCGGCGATGGGCCATGACGTGCTGGCGGTCGACCATGTCGCGGGCGGGATGGGCGCCATCGAGTTCCATGCCGACGGCAGCATGACCGGGGCCTCGTGCTGGCGTGCCGACGGCACGCCGATGGGCGTCGGCGGCGGCCTCGCGCGGCGCAAGACCGCCTTCTGGCCCGACCCGACGCGCAACCGGAAACCTTAG
- a CDS encoding ABC transporter substrate-binding protein — MMLNRRDAASLLLAGLAAIATMATPAIAAAAEPKTLKVSPHASLRVLDPITTNAYITRNHGYLVYDTLFSLDAAFNPQPQMVKSWTVSDDKLTYEFTLRDGLAFHDGSAVTAEDCVASLQRWAKRDLIGRRLVGAMKDMTALDAKTIRIALKEPFGQMLQALSKPSSFVPFIMPKRIADTPPDQNIAEVIGSGPFKFVAGEFQPGVKVVYERNAAYVPRSEAPNGTAGGKVAKVDRIEWISFPDMQASVNALKKGEIDLIENMTADIKPTLDGVPGVVVQKRSGLSASTIRFNWSQPPFSDVKVRQAVQMAVSQRDFMDAVIGDTDAYQICPGMFICGTPLESKAGVVGTVEADIAKAKALLAQSSYKGEKVVIITPNIVSFGGLAPLTQQVMRSIGINAEIQTMEWSTFLSRRTLEKPAAEGGWNVANAVFTSLDLYSPLANLNFDARGPGSYTGFVNDPKTEELKTRFARESDPAKQKAIADEMQTRAYDQVFYIPLGVYNNFAAYRSNVRNFIDSAIPVFWAIEKN, encoded by the coding sequence ATGATGCTGAACCGTCGCGATGCCGCCTCCCTCCTCCTGGCCGGCCTGGCCGCGATCGCCACGATGGCGACACCGGCCATAGCCGCGGCCGCCGAGCCGAAGACGCTGAAGGTCTCCCCCCACGCCTCGCTGCGCGTGCTCGATCCGATCACGACCAACGCCTACATCACCCGCAACCACGGCTATCTCGTCTACGACACGCTCTTCTCGCTGGATGCTGCCTTCAACCCGCAGCCGCAGATGGTGAAGAGCTGGACGGTCAGCGACGATAAGCTCACATACGAATTCACCCTGCGCGATGGATTGGCCTTCCACGACGGGTCGGCCGTGACGGCAGAGGACTGCGTCGCCTCGCTCCAGCGCTGGGCCAAGCGCGATCTGATCGGGCGCCGCCTCGTCGGCGCCATGAAGGACATGACGGCGCTCGATGCGAAGACCATCCGCATCGCCCTCAAGGAGCCGTTCGGGCAGATGCTGCAGGCGCTGTCCAAGCCCAGTTCGTTCGTGCCCTTCATCATGCCCAAGCGGATCGCCGACACCCCGCCCGACCAGAACATCGCGGAGGTCATCGGCTCGGGGCCATTCAAGTTCGTGGCCGGCGAGTTCCAGCCCGGCGTGAAGGTCGTCTACGAACGCAACGCAGCCTACGTCCCGCGCAGCGAGGCGCCGAACGGCACGGCCGGCGGCAAGGTGGCCAAGGTCGACCGCATCGAGTGGATCTCGTTCCCGGACATGCAGGCCTCGGTCAACGCCCTGAAGAAGGGCGAGATCGACCTGATCGAGAACATGACCGCCGACATCAAGCCGACGCTGGACGGTGTCCCAGGCGTCGTCGTGCAGAAGCGGTCCGGCCTATCGGCCTCCACCATCCGCTTCAACTGGTCCCAGCCGCCGTTCAGCGACGTGAAGGTGCGCCAGGCGGTCCAGATGGCCGTCAGCCAGCGCGATTTCATGGATGCCGTCATTGGCGACACGGACGCTTACCAGATATGTCCGGGCATGTTCATCTGCGGCACGCCGCTGGAATCCAAGGCCGGCGTGGTCGGGACGGTGGAAGCCGACATTGCCAAGGCCAAGGCCCTGCTGGCGCAGTCGAGCTACAAGGGCGAGAAGGTGGTGATCATCACCCCCAACATCGTCAGCTTCGGCGGCCTGGCGCCGCTGACCCAGCAGGTGATGCGCTCGATCGGCATCAATGCCGAGATCCAGACGATGGAATGGAGCACGTTCCTGTCGCGGCGCACGCTGGAGAAGCCGGCGGCCGAGGGCGGCTGGAACGTCGCCAACGCCGTCTTCACCTCGCTCGACCTCTACTCGCCGCTCGCCAACCTGAACTTCGACGCGCGCGGGCCTGGGTCCTATACCGGCTTCGTCAACGACCCGAAGACCGAGGAACTGAAGACCCGGTTCGCCCGCGAATCCGACCCGGCGAAGCAGAAGGCGATCGCCGACGAGATGCAGACCCGCGCCTACGATCAAGTCTTCTACATCCCGCTCGGCGTCTACAACAACTTCGCCGCCTACCGCTCGAACGTGCGCAACTTCATCGATTCCGCGATCCCCGTCTTCTGGGCGATCGAGAAGAACTGA
- a CDS encoding ABC transporter permease: MGYLILKRIAAAIPVMLVVATIVFFLLRLSPGDPAMVLAGDMASPQEVAQIRARLGLDQPLLIQYVTWLGEMARGNFGVSILSKRPVMELIMARLEPTFVLALCAIVLTVLLAVPLGAAAAWYHNSWIDRGVMALSVLGFSIPAFVIGYLLILGLSMSLDIFPSQGYVSPFVDPWGAARHLALPSLTLSVVFMALIARVTRSSVLDVLGEDFVRTARAKGNVERRVLWRHALPNAAIPIITVIGVGIALLISGVVVTESVFNIPGVGLLTIDAILARDYPIVQGLILFFALVFVAVNLLIDIIYVLVDPRIRY; the protein is encoded by the coding sequence ATGGGTTACCTGATCCTGAAGCGGATCGCAGCGGCGATCCCCGTGATGCTGGTCGTCGCCACGATCGTCTTCTTCCTGCTGCGCCTCAGCCCGGGCGACCCGGCCATGGTGCTGGCCGGCGACATGGCCAGCCCGCAGGAGGTGGCGCAGATCCGCGCCCGCCTCGGGCTCGACCAGCCGCTGCTCATCCAGTACGTGACCTGGCTGGGCGAGATGGCGCGCGGCAATTTCGGCGTCTCCATCCTGTCCAAGCGGCCGGTCATGGAGCTGATCATGGCGCGGCTGGAGCCGACTTTCGTGCTGGCCCTATGCGCCATCGTGCTGACCGTGCTGCTGGCGGTGCCGCTGGGGGCGGCGGCGGCCTGGTATCACAATAGCTGGATCGACCGCGGGGTCATGGCGCTGTCGGTGCTGGGCTTCTCGATCCCGGCCTTCGTCATCGGCTACCTGCTGATCCTCGGCCTGTCCATGTCGCTCGATATCTTCCCGAGCCAGGGCTATGTCAGCCCCTTCGTCGACCCGTGGGGGGCGGCCCGCCACCTGGCGCTGCCGTCCCTTACCCTTTCCGTCGTGTTCATGGCGCTGATCGCGCGCGTCACCCGCTCCAGCGTGCTGGATGTGCTGGGCGAGGATTTCGTGCGCACGGCCCGCGCCAAGGGCAATGTCGAGCGCCGCGTCCTGTGGCGGCATGCCCTGCCCAATGCCGCCATCCCCATCATCACGGTCATCGGCGTCGGCATCGCGCTCCTGATCAGCGGCGTGGTGGTGACCGAGAGCGTGTTCAACATCCCGGGCGTCGGCCTGCTGACGATCGACGCGATCCTGGCGCGCGACTATCCGATCGTGCAGGGGCTGATCCTCTTCTTCGCGCTGGTGTTCGTCGCGGTGAACCTGCTGATCGACATCATCTACGTCCTCGTCGACCCCCGCATCCGCTACTGA
- a CDS encoding ABC transporter permease, whose translation MTAIPRPTSPSRLLAAACAVHRNRAVAVGAVLLVAVVLLSIFAATVAVTDPGQIRPRLRLRAPDWAYPFGTDALGRDIFARVLHGGQISLLVGLLSAAVATFVGTLVGLVAGSSRLLDAIVMRAIDGLMAIPSLLLAIAIVALIGPNLFSIVAAISISEVPRVVRLVRGVVLTVREEPFVRAAEGLGIPTPLILLRHILPSCMAPLVVQTTHMFAAAILIEAALGFLGVGFPPELPTWGNVLAEGRAVFQRAPWTIIFPGLFLGLSVLGVNILGDGLRDRLDPRLARTAKAA comes from the coding sequence GTGACCGCCATTCCCCGGCCGACCTCCCCGTCCCGCCTCCTGGCGGCGGCGTGCGCCGTCCACCGCAACCGGGCCGTCGCGGTCGGCGCCGTGCTGCTGGTGGCGGTCGTCCTGCTGTCGATCTTCGCGGCGACCGTCGCGGTCACCGACCCCGGGCAGATCCGCCCGCGGCTGCGCCTGCGCGCGCCGGACTGGGCCTACCCGTTCGGCACCGACGCGCTGGGCCGCGACATCTTCGCCCGGGTGCTGCATGGCGGCCAGATCTCGCTCCTTGTCGGCCTGCTGTCGGCCGCGGTGGCCACCTTCGTCGGCACGCTTGTGGGGCTGGTGGCCGGATCCTCCAGGCTGCTCGATGCCATCGTCATGCGCGCGATCGACGGGCTGATGGCGATCCCCTCGCTGCTGCTGGCGATCGCCATCGTGGCGCTGATCGGCCCCAACCTGTTCTCGATCGTGGCCGCCATCTCGATTTCGGAGGTGCCGCGCGTCGTCCGCCTCGTGCGCGGCGTGGTGCTGACCGTGCGCGAGGAACCCTTCGTGCGGGCGGCCGAGGGCCTGGGCATCCCCACCCCGCTGATCCTGCTGCGGCACATCCTGCCGAGCTGCATGGCGCCGCTCGTCGTGCAGACGACCCACATGTTCGCGGCCGCCATCCTGATCGAGGCCGCATTGGGCTTCCTCGGCGTCGGCTTCCCGCCAGAGCTGCCCACCTGGGGCAACGTCCTGGCCGAGGGCCGGGCGGTGTTCCAGCGCGCGCCCTGGACCATCATCTTCCCCGGGCTCTTCCTCGGCCTGTCGGTGCTGGGCGTCAACATCCTGGGCGACGGCCTGCGCGACCGCCTCGACCCGCGGCTGGCCCGCACCGCCAAGGCCGCCTGA
- a CDS encoding dipeptide ABC transporter ATP-binding protein, whose translation MTDAAPILEVRDLTVSLPGGLDRANAVEGLSFDVRPQQIVCLVGESGSGKSVTAAAVMHLLPRRVLRVTGGSMRLEGQDLTRIGQDEICRLRGNRMAMVFQEPLTALNPVTRIGNQIAEVLRIHRPEMPSAEVEARVLALMEDVRLPDPAALRMVYPHQISGGQRQRVMIAMALALEPALIIADEPTTALDVTTQAQILRLFRELLTRHHSGVLLITHDFGVVADVADEVIVMQHGRMVEKGPPERVLSRPEHPYTRSLIDAVPRFRFRQPVAAAATPALTVRDLSLTYRSRSFTGRKRETRALDGVSFTIDPGETLGIVGESGSGKTTLAKCLLRFETPDHGQMLFGDRDLATAGRRDLRGFRRRIQMVFQDPYKSLNPRRHVGQSLVEGPVHHGVARDRATARAVELLELVGLRGDAMSRFPHEFSGGQRQRICIARALAMEPEIIVADEPVSALDVSVQAQVLELFEELRRKLGFSMLFITHDLRIASNICDRVGVMHRGRLVEMGRTEQIFRDPQHAYTRELLAAVPGGVLTSAS comes from the coding sequence ATGACCGACGCCGCCCCCATCCTCGAGGTCCGCGACCTCACCGTTTCGCTGCCGGGCGGCCTCGACCGGGCCAACGCCGTGGAGGGCCTCAGCTTCGACGTGCGGCCGCAGCAGATCGTCTGCCTCGTCGGCGAGTCCGGCTCCGGCAAGTCGGTGACGGCAGCCGCCGTCATGCACCTGCTGCCCAGGCGGGTGCTGCGGGTGACGGGCGGCAGCATGCGGCTGGAGGGGCAGGACCTGACCCGGATCGGCCAGGACGAGATTTGCCGGCTGCGTGGCAACCGCATGGCGATGGTCTTCCAGGAGCCGCTGACGGCGCTCAACCCGGTGACCCGGATCGGCAACCAGATCGCCGAGGTCCTGCGCATCCACCGGCCGGAGATGCCGTCGGCCGAGGTCGAGGCCCGCGTGCTGGCCTTGATGGAGGATGTCCGCCTGCCCGATCCGGCCGCCCTCAGGATGGTCTATCCGCACCAGATTTCGGGCGGGCAGCGGCAGCGCGTGATGATCGCCATGGCGCTGGCGCTCGAACCGGCCCTGATCATCGCCGACGAGCCGACGACGGCGCTGGACGTCACCACCCAGGCGCAGATCCTGCGCCTCTTCCGCGAGCTGCTGACCCGCCACCACAGCGGCGTGCTGCTGATCACCCATGATTTCGGCGTCGTCGCCGACGTGGCCGACGAGGTGATCGTGATGCAGCACGGCCGCATGGTGGAAAAAGGACCGCCCGAGCGCGTCCTGTCCCGGCCGGAGCATCCCTATACCCGCAGCCTGATCGACGCCGTGCCGCGCTTCCGCTTCCGCCAGCCGGTGGCGGCCGCGGCCACCCCGGCGCTGACGGTGCGCGACCTCAGCCTGACCTATCGCAGCCGCAGCTTCACCGGCCGCAAGCGCGAGACGCGCGCGCTGGATGGCGTCTCCTTCACCATCGACCCGGGCGAGACGCTGGGGATCGTCGGCGAATCCGGCTCCGGCAAGACCACGCTGGCCAAGTGCCTGCTGCGCTTCGAGACGCCGGACCATGGCCAGATGCTGTTCGGCGACCGCGACCTGGCGACGGCCGGCCGGCGCGACCTGCGGGGCTTTCGCCGGCGCATCCAGATGGTCTTCCAGGACCCCTACAAGTCGCTCAACCCGCGCCGCCATGTCGGCCAGTCGCTGGTCGAGGGGCCGGTGCATCACGGCGTGGCGCGCGACCGGGCGACCGCGCGCGCGGTCGAGCTGCTGGAACTGGTGGGGCTGCGCGGCGACGCGATGAGCCGCTTCCCGCACGAGTTCTCGGGCGGCCAGCGCCAGCGCATCTGCATCGCCCGCGCGCTGGCGATGGAGCCCGAGATCATCGTCGCCGACGAGCCCGTGTCGGCGCTCGACGTATCGGTCCAGGCCCAGGTGCTGGAGCTGTTCGAGGAGCTGCGGCGCAAGCTCGGCTTCTCGATGCTGTTCATCACCCACGACCTGCGCATCGCGTCGAACATCTGCGACCGCGTCGGCGTCATGCATCGCGGCCGTCTGGTGGAGATGGGCCGCACGGAGCAGATCTTCCGCGACCCGCAGCACGCCTACACCCGTGAACTGCTGGCGGCGGTGCCGGGCGGGGTGCTGACCAGCGCCTCTTGA
- a CDS encoding ArsR/SmtB family transcription factor, with translation MSTDDEGDRIFKALASPTRRAILDALTGGPRTTGDLCAAFPAFDRCTVMQHLKVLEGADLVVARREGRERWNHLNALPIKRIHDRWIGPYATRAVAMLDRLATDLGD, from the coding sequence ATGTCAACCGACGACGAAGGCGACCGGATATTCAAGGCCCTGGCCTCGCCGACGCGGCGCGCGATCCTGGACGCGCTGACGGGCGGTCCACGAACGACGGGCGATCTGTGCGCGGCGTTTCCCGCGTTCGATCGCTGCACGGTGATGCAGCACCTGAAGGTGCTGGAGGGGGCGGACCTCGTGGTCGCGCGGCGCGAGGGGCGGGAGCGGTGGAACCACCTCAACGCCCTGCCGATCAAGCGGATCCATGATCGCTGGATCGGCCCGTATGCCACACGCGCGGTGGCGATGCTGGACAGGCTGGCGACGGACCTTGGCGATTGA
- a CDS encoding SRPBCC domain-containing protein, with protein MDLTFTVSGRIARPVAEVFEAVVNPAELSRYFTTGGAKGRLETGAVVEWDFHDFPGAFPVEVVEVVPQSRIVLRWDAQEGAEVYKTTVTMTFEALEDGRTLVSISEAGWRPTDAGQKASYGNCQGWTQMLCAMKAYKEYGINLREGMFK; from the coding sequence ATGGACCTGACCTTCACCGTTTCCGGCCGCATCGCCCGCCCGGTCGCCGAGGTGTTCGAGGCCGTCGTCAATCCCGCCGAACTGTCGCGCTACTTCACCACGGGCGGCGCCAAGGGGCGGCTGGAAACCGGGGCCGTGGTCGAATGGGATTTCCACGACTTTCCGGGCGCCTTCCCGGTGGAGGTGGTCGAGGTCGTGCCGCAGAGCCGGATCGTCCTGCGCTGGGACGCGCAGGAGGGTGCGGAAGTCTACAAGACCACCGTCACCATGACGTTCGAGGCATTGGAAGACGGCCGGACGCTCGTCTCGATCTCGGAAGCGGGATGGCGCCCGACCGACGCCGGCCAGAAGGCGTCCTATGGCAACTGCCAGGGCTGGACGCAGATGCTCTGCGCCATGAAGGCCTACAAGGAATACGGCATCAACCTGCGCGAGGGCATGTTCAAGTAA